The following coding sequences are from one Halomonas sp. HAL1 window:
- the paaA gene encoding 1,2-phenylacetyl-CoA epoxidase subunit PaaA, which translates to MYAQLVETGTSKLKTLDEMSPDEREFQERINDEIKIEPKNWMPDAYRKTLIRQISQHAHSEIVGMLPEGNWLTRAPTLKRKLQLMAKIQDEAGHGLYLYSAMETLGADRDEEIDKLHDGRAKYSSIFNYPTLNWADMGTVGWLVDGAAIVNQVPLQRTSYGPYSRAMIRVCKEESFHQRQGYEILLTLMQEGTDEQKAMVQDSINRFWWPALMMFGPSDENSPNSAQSMAWKIKRHSNDELRQRFLDQTVPQLELLGCTAPDPDLKYNQETGHYEFGEIDWQEFFDVVKGNGPCNRERVEARRNAIDNGAWVREAAVAHAAKRQRRAA; encoded by the coding sequence ATGTACGCGCAGCTCGTTGAAACTGGCACCAGCAAACTTAAGACACTTGATGAAATGAGCCCCGATGAACGCGAGTTCCAGGAGCGCATTAACGACGAAATCAAGATAGAACCCAAGAACTGGATGCCGGATGCCTATCGCAAGACATTGATTCGTCAGATCTCCCAGCACGCTCACTCCGAGATTGTCGGCATGCTACCAGAAGGCAACTGGCTAACGCGTGCACCGACACTCAAACGCAAGTTACAGCTGATGGCCAAGATCCAGGATGAAGCAGGCCATGGCTTATATCTCTATAGCGCGATGGAAACCCTCGGCGCCGATCGCGATGAAGAGATCGACAAACTTCATGATGGGCGTGCTAAGTATTCCAGTATTTTTAACTACCCCACACTTAACTGGGCTGATATGGGCACAGTTGGCTGGCTTGTGGATGGCGCAGCTATCGTCAACCAAGTGCCGCTCCAGCGCACTTCTTACGGCCCCTATTCCCGCGCCATGATTCGCGTATGCAAGGAAGAGAGCTTTCATCAGCGCCAGGGTTACGAAATTTTGCTGACCTTGATGCAAGAAGGTACCGACGAGCAGAAAGCCATGGTGCAAGACTCTATCAATCGTTTCTGGTGGCCCGCGCTAATGATGTTCGGCCCATCCGACGAAAACTCTCCCAACAGTGCCCAGTCCATGGCCTGGAAGATTAAGCGTCACAGTAATGATGAGCTGCGCCAGCGCTTCCTCGACCAAACCGTACCTCAGCTAGAGTTGCTGGGCTGCACCGCACCGGATCCCGACCTCAAATATAACCAAGAAACTGGCCACTACGAATTCGGTGAGATCGATTGGCAGGAATTCTTCGACGTGGTTAAAGGTAATGGCCCCTGCAACCGCGAACGCGTCGAAGCACGTCGCAACGCTATTGATAACGGTGCCTGGGTACGTGAAGCCGCCGTGGCTCACGCAGCTAAGCGACAACGTCGGGCAGCCTAA
- the paaF gene encoding 2,3-dehydroadipyl-CoA hydratase PaaF, which produces MPTTLKITPPQEGVLCITLNRPEALNALNTKLLGELADTLSAADSDDKVRAVVITGSTKAFAAGADINEMAERDLVGMLEDPRQHHWATITQFRKPIIAAVNGYALGGGCELAMHADIIIAGENALFGQPEINLGIMPGAGGTQRLLRAVGKSLATQMVLTGEPISARRALEAGLISEITQPELTLERAMAIATRIASKAPLAVRLARESLHKAMDTDLATGLRFERHAFTLLAGTADREEGIRAFQEKRPATFQGH; this is translated from the coding sequence ATGCCCACTACTCTAAAAATAACCCCTCCCCAGGAAGGCGTTTTATGCATCACGCTGAATCGCCCAGAAGCACTGAATGCGCTTAATACGAAGCTTCTCGGCGAGCTTGCCGATACCTTGAGCGCTGCTGATAGTGACGACAAGGTTCGCGCTGTGGTGATTACTGGCAGTACGAAAGCGTTCGCTGCCGGTGCCGATATTAACGAAATGGCTGAACGCGATTTGGTCGGTATGTTGGAAGATCCTCGGCAGCATCACTGGGCCACTATCACGCAATTTCGCAAACCGATTATTGCTGCTGTCAACGGCTATGCCTTAGGCGGTGGCTGCGAACTGGCCATGCATGCCGATATCATTATTGCGGGAGAAAACGCCCTGTTTGGCCAGCCGGAAATCAACCTAGGCATCATGCCTGGCGCTGGCGGCACCCAACGCCTGCTGCGGGCGGTGGGTAAATCACTCGCCACTCAGATGGTGCTTACCGGCGAGCCGATTTCCGCTCGCCGCGCGCTCGAAGCTGGCCTGATTAGCGAGATTACCCAGCCCGAATTAACGCTAGAGCGCGCAATGGCTATTGCAACACGCATTGCCTCCAAGGCTCCGCTGGCAGTGCGCTTGGCACGGGAATCGTTACACAAGGCGATGGATACCGACCTGGCCACCGGCCTGCGCTTTGAACGACATGCGTTCACCTTGCTGGCGGGCACCGCCGACCGCGAAGAGGGCATTCGCGCCTTCCAAGAAAAACGACCTGCCACTTTTCAAGGGCATTGA
- a CDS encoding phenylacetic acid degradation protein PaaY: MPCYRLEGVTPVVHPSAYVHPTAVLIGDVIVGPNCYVGPGAVMRGDFGQLVLEDGANLQDTCVMHGFPGFVTRVARDGHIGHGAVLHGCVVERDAMVGMNAVVMDGAVISERSIVAAAAFVKTGFECPPQSLILGSPAKVKRALTDEEVAWKQQATREYQRLTNRCRERMEPCEPLSELDANRPHLDAGNTAPKGTVKSSEESP; encoded by the coding sequence GTGCCCTGTTATCGTCTTGAGGGGGTAACCCCAGTCGTTCATCCTAGTGCTTATGTGCACCCCACCGCCGTACTGATTGGCGATGTCATCGTAGGCCCTAATTGTTATGTAGGACCTGGAGCAGTAATGCGCGGCGACTTTGGTCAACTCGTATTGGAAGATGGAGCAAATCTCCAGGATACCTGTGTGATGCACGGCTTCCCTGGATTCGTTACACGAGTCGCACGCGACGGCCATATCGGACACGGCGCTGTACTGCACGGTTGCGTGGTGGAGCGTGATGCCATGGTAGGCATGAATGCGGTGGTAATGGATGGCGCCGTTATCAGCGAACGCTCTATCGTCGCGGCTGCGGCTTTTGTCAAGACGGGCTTCGAATGCCCGCCTCAATCTTTGATATTAGGATCACCGGCCAAAGTCAAGCGAGCGCTCACGGATGAAGAAGTAGCTTGGAAGCAGCAAGCCACCCGGGAGTATCAGCGCCTGACAAACCGCTGCCGTGAACGAATGGAACCTTGCGAGCCACTTAGTGAACTGGACGCTAACCGCCCGCACCTTGATGCTGGCAACACAGCCCCCAAGGGAACGGTAAAAAGCAGCGAAGAAAGCCCATAA
- the paaX gene encoding phenylacetic acid degradation operon negative regulatory protein PaaX — protein MSFSSDCVTKLVNDFQARRPIRAGSLIITVYGDAIVPRGGAVWLGSLYQLLAPIGINERLVRTSVYRLTQDTWLQGEKVGRRSYYSLSNAGQRRFEQAFKRVYHGQQAQWTGKWTLAMLTQLEPELRQKVRDELEWLGFGSFATGILAHPTLSCNDTTAVLQDMGASEDTIIMQTESSNPMVIKPLRLQVKESWNLDELAKSYKLFLEKFRPLWQALANDGDLLSEEECFIARVLLIHEYRKVQLRDPQLPDELLPAAWEGRNAYQLSRNIYRAIHQRAERWLDKHLETAEGPLPAPNTRFYQRFGGLA, from the coding sequence ATGTCGTTTTCTTCTGATTGCGTTACGAAACTTGTTAATGACTTCCAGGCGCGCCGTCCTATACGCGCAGGCTCACTTATTATTACCGTATACGGGGACGCAATTGTTCCGCGTGGGGGGGCAGTCTGGCTAGGTAGTCTGTATCAATTGCTAGCCCCCATTGGTATCAATGAACGCTTGGTGAGAACGTCAGTTTATCGTCTAACACAAGATACGTGGCTGCAAGGTGAGAAGGTAGGACGGCGGAGTTACTATAGCCTTAGTAATGCAGGCCAGCGTCGGTTTGAGCAAGCATTCAAGCGTGTTTATCATGGCCAACAAGCTCAGTGGACAGGTAAATGGACGTTAGCCATGCTGACGCAGCTGGAACCTGAACTACGTCAAAAAGTACGTGACGAGTTAGAATGGCTTGGCTTTGGCAGTTTTGCTACAGGTATTCTTGCGCACCCTACGCTTAGCTGCAATGACACTACGGCAGTATTACAAGATATGGGAGCTTCTGAAGATACCATTATTATGCAAACAGAATCTTCAAACCCTATGGTGATAAAGCCACTAAGGCTACAAGTAAAAGAGAGCTGGAATCTTGATGAGCTGGCGAAGAGCTACAAATTATTTTTAGAGAAATTTCGACCCTTATGGCAAGCTCTGGCAAACGATGGCGATTTACTAAGTGAAGAAGAGTGCTTTATAGCGCGAGTACTTTTAATTCATGAGTATCGAAAAGTACAACTTCGAGACCCTCAACTTCCAGACGAGCTTTTACCTGCTGCTTGGGAAGGCCGAAATGCCTATCAGTTATCGCGAAATATCTATCGTGCAATTCATCAACGCGCCGAGCGTTGGCTTGATAAGCACCTAGAAACCGCAGAGGGCCCTCTTCCAGCACCCAACACTCGGTTTTATCAGCGCTTCGGCGGGTTAGCGTAA
- the paaG gene encoding 2-(1,2-epoxy-1,2-dihydrophenyl)acetyl-CoA isomerase PaaG, which produces MSQAPLLYSVEDGVACITLNRPDSLNSFNTEMHSEMRKALKAVRQDSSVRALLLTGSGRGFCAGQDLSDRSVVPGEQAPDLGESLEKRYNPMLRALKDMPFPTICAVNGVAAGAGANIALACDIVLAARSASFIQAFCKIGLIPDSGGTWTLPNLVGMARAKGLAMLGDKLPAETAEQWGMIWRCVDDESLQEEAMSMARHLATQPTRGLALIKRALHASSDNSFNEQLDLERDLQRLAGRSEDYREGVSAFMEKRRPTFKGE; this is translated from the coding sequence ATGAGCCAAGCGCCCCTGCTTTACAGCGTAGAAGACGGCGTCGCCTGTATTACACTGAATCGCCCCGACAGCCTGAACAGCTTCAATACCGAGATGCACTCCGAGATGCGCAAGGCGCTTAAAGCCGTGCGCCAGGACTCTAGCGTTCGCGCTCTGCTGCTGACTGGCAGCGGCAGAGGATTCTGCGCCGGACAGGATCTTTCCGATCGTAGCGTGGTGCCCGGCGAACAAGCCCCCGACCTAGGCGAGTCATTGGAGAAACGCTACAACCCCATGCTGCGCGCCCTCAAAGACATGCCGTTTCCAACCATTTGCGCAGTCAATGGCGTGGCCGCAGGCGCCGGTGCCAACATCGCCCTGGCCTGTGACATCGTTTTGGCGGCGCGTTCGGCTAGCTTCATTCAAGCCTTCTGTAAGATCGGCTTGATCCCAGACTCCGGTGGCACCTGGACATTGCCTAACTTAGTTGGCATGGCGCGTGCCAAGGGCTTGGCGATGCTCGGCGACAAGCTTCCCGCTGAAACCGCCGAACAGTGGGGCATGATCTGGCGCTGCGTCGACGATGAGTCGCTTCAAGAAGAAGCCATGTCCATGGCTCGCCACTTGGCAACTCAACCGACGCGTGGTTTGGCACTCATCAAACGCGCTCTGCATGCCAGCAGCGATAACAGCTTCAATGAGCAGCTCGACCTGGAACGCGACCTGCAGCGCCTTGCTGGGCGCTCCGAGGACTACCGCGAAGGCGTAAGCGCTTTCATGGAGAAACGTCGCCCCACCTTCAAGGGAGAATGA
- the paaN gene encoding phenylacetic acid degradation protein PaaN: MTQSAQQMFDLHREILDQAVDAISSRSFWTPYPESMRKYPEDEVKAAPTKFDSLLNQPFTLNGVGNSQQVGGEVSPYGFELGITYDQPDTKATIAAMQVAMRDWRDAGVEARVGVCLEILARLNAMSPEIAQAVMHTSGQGPMMAFQAGGPHAQDRGLEAVAYAWQAMTQIPASAQWVKPQGKHDPLVMDKRFHIVPRGISLVVACSTFPTWNTYPGLFASLVTGNPVILKPHPGAILPVAMTTRVAQEVIEEAGFDPSLVSLVPDTADAPLTKELALDPAVKLIDFTGSNVFGDWLIQNAKQAQVFAEKAGINTIIIDSVDSLKSVTANLAFSLSLYSGQMCTTPQAIYVPKSGIETSDGHLGFDDVAAALAKAVQAFLSDNDRACTVLGALHSMETQARIDECRGLGEIVLDSEPREHTQFPQARIHTPLILKVDAAQKAAYSEERFGPISFIIATENTAHSIELASDVIREKGAITLGAYATDEAVVDQFEQLAIEVATPLSLNLDGGIFVNQSAAFSDFHATGGNPAANASLCNQAFASSRFLVVQSRRHAQPD, encoded by the coding sequence ATGACGCAATCAGCGCAGCAAATGTTTGACCTACATCGTGAGATCCTTGACCAAGCTGTCGATGCCATCTCTAGCCGTAGTTTTTGGACGCCCTATCCAGAAAGCATGCGGAAATATCCCGAGGATGAAGTTAAAGCGGCGCCGACCAAATTCGATTCACTGCTCAATCAGCCATTTACGCTTAATGGGGTTGGTAACTCCCAGCAAGTAGGAGGTGAGGTGTCACCTTATGGTTTTGAGCTCGGCATTACTTATGATCAGCCAGACACCAAAGCGACGATAGCGGCCATGCAAGTGGCAATGCGAGATTGGCGGGATGCCGGAGTAGAAGCGCGAGTGGGAGTATGCCTGGAAATCTTGGCGCGTCTTAACGCCATGAGTCCGGAGATTGCTCAGGCAGTGATGCATACCAGCGGCCAGGGCCCGATGATGGCGTTTCAGGCGGGTGGTCCTCATGCCCAGGATCGAGGTCTTGAAGCCGTGGCATATGCCTGGCAGGCAATGACGCAGATTCCTGCTAGCGCGCAATGGGTCAAGCCCCAGGGTAAGCATGACCCATTAGTAATGGATAAGCGTTTTCACATTGTGCCACGGGGTATCTCATTGGTAGTAGCTTGCTCCACTTTTCCCACTTGGAACACTTATCCTGGGTTGTTTGCCAGTTTGGTCACTGGCAACCCCGTCATTCTTAAGCCGCACCCAGGTGCTATTCTGCCCGTAGCGATGACCACCCGGGTTGCCCAGGAAGTGATAGAGGAGGCAGGCTTTGACCCCAGCTTGGTGAGTTTAGTACCCGACACGGCCGATGCGCCACTTACCAAGGAGTTGGCGCTTGATCCTGCGGTTAAACTGATCGATTTCACCGGCTCCAATGTCTTTGGTGACTGGCTAATACAGAATGCTAAACAGGCTCAGGTGTTCGCCGAGAAAGCTGGGATCAACACGATCATTATCGACAGCGTGGATAGTCTTAAATCGGTCACGGCGAATCTTGCTTTCTCGTTGAGTCTTTATTCCGGGCAGATGTGCACGACCCCTCAGGCCATTTACGTACCTAAGAGCGGTATTGAAACATCGGATGGCCATTTGGGCTTTGACGACGTGGCGGCAGCGCTTGCGAAAGCCGTCCAAGCGTTTCTGAGTGACAACGACCGAGCCTGCACGGTGCTGGGAGCCCTCCACTCGATGGAGACGCAAGCACGAATAGATGAATGCCGTGGCTTGGGCGAAATAGTGCTAGATAGCGAGCCACGAGAGCACACTCAGTTCCCACAGGCCCGCATACACACGCCACTTATTCTTAAGGTGGATGCAGCACAGAAGGCTGCCTATAGTGAAGAGCGTTTCGGCCCGATAAGTTTTATTATCGCGACAGAAAACACCGCGCACAGTATTGAGCTGGCAAGTGATGTGATCCGGGAAAAAGGCGCGATAACGCTCGGAGCCTACGCGACCGATGAAGCAGTGGTCGATCAGTTCGAGCAACTTGCTATCGAGGTGGCAACCCCGCTCTCGCTGAATTTGGATGGGGGGATATTCGTTAATCAGTCGGCTGCTTTTAGTGACTTTCACGCAACAGGCGGTAACCCTGCGGCCAATGCCTCATTATGCAACCAAGCCTTTGCCTCCAGTCGCTTCTTAGTAGTGCAAAGCCGTCGCCATGCCCAACCCGACTGA
- the paaI gene encoding hydroxyphenylacetyl-CoA thioesterase PaaI, producing MSDSPLSPQQLAEACAEAMFSRDHASQGLGMRITRMAPGFAELSMTVRQDMVQGHGNCHGGFLFTFADSAFAFACNSYDEATVAAGCSIDYLGPGQLGDELTATAEERSRRGRTGIYDITIRNQHGDTIALFRGRSYKIRGSVRRLEETAAGDNA from the coding sequence ATGAGTGATTCCCCACTGTCCCCGCAACAACTGGCGGAAGCCTGTGCCGAGGCGATGTTTTCCCGCGACCATGCCAGCCAAGGGTTGGGCATGCGTATTACTCGCATGGCACCCGGCTTCGCTGAACTGAGCATGACCGTGCGTCAGGATATGGTGCAGGGGCACGGCAACTGCCATGGTGGTTTTCTTTTTACCTTTGCTGACTCCGCCTTTGCATTTGCCTGCAACAGTTATGACGAAGCCACGGTGGCCGCCGGATGCAGTATCGACTATCTCGGCCCCGGCCAACTGGGCGACGAACTCACCGCTACTGCCGAAGAGCGCAGCCGCCGCGGGCGTACCGGCATTTACGACATCACAATACGCAACCAGCATGGCGATACCATCGCCTTGTTCCGTGGACGTTCCTACAAAATTCGCGGCAGCGTACGCCGCCTAGAAGAGACTGCTGCTGGAGATAACGCATGA
- the pcaF gene encoding 3-oxoadipyl-CoA thiolase has protein sequence MKDALIIDAIRTPVGRYGGALSSIRADDLGAVPMRTLMERNPSVDWSMIDDIFYGCANQAGEDNRNVARMSALLAGLPVDVPGSTINRLCGSGMDAIGNAARALKTGEAGLMIAGGVESMSRAPFVMGKAEQAFSRQADIFDTTIGWRFINRAMKAQFGVDSMPETAENVAEQFSISREDQDAFALRSQQRTAAAMEAGRLAEEIIPIEIPRRKQDPLVVDSDEHPRASTTAEQLAKLPTPFREGGSVTAGNASGVNDGACALLMASPEQTERFGLKARARVVGMATAGVEPRIMGFGPSPATRKVLAQTGLTLGQMDVIELNEAFAAQALAVMRDLGLDDDAEHVNPNGGAIALGHPLGMSGARLVTTALHELERRQGRFALCTMCIGVGQGIALIIERL, from the coding sequence ATGAAAGACGCCTTGATAATTGATGCCATTCGAACCCCAGTCGGTCGCTACGGCGGCGCGCTGTCGAGCATACGCGCCGACGATCTGGGCGCCGTTCCCATGCGTACCCTGATGGAGCGCAACCCTAGCGTCGACTGGTCAATGATTGACGATATCTTTTACGGCTGTGCCAATCAGGCCGGGGAAGACAACCGTAACGTGGCACGCATGTCCGCCTTGCTCGCTGGGCTTCCAGTCGACGTACCCGGTAGCACCATCAACCGCCTCTGCGGCTCTGGCATGGATGCGATAGGCAATGCCGCCCGCGCCCTCAAAACTGGCGAAGCAGGGCTGATGATCGCTGGCGGCGTGGAGTCAATGTCTCGCGCCCCCTTCGTCATGGGCAAGGCCGAGCAAGCCTTTTCACGTCAGGCCGATATCTTCGACACAACTATTGGTTGGCGCTTCATTAATCGTGCCATGAAGGCCCAGTTCGGCGTCGACTCTATGCCCGAAACCGCTGAGAACGTAGCCGAACAGTTTAGTATTTCCCGAGAAGACCAAGACGCCTTCGCACTACGCAGCCAGCAACGCACCGCCGCCGCCATGGAAGCCGGTCGCCTGGCCGAGGAAATCATTCCGATCGAAATCCCCCGGCGCAAGCAGGATCCGCTAGTAGTGGACAGCGATGAACACCCGCGCGCCTCCACCACCGCTGAGCAACTCGCCAAGCTGCCCACCCCCTTCCGTGAGGGCGGCAGTGTCACGGCAGGTAATGCTTCGGGCGTCAACGATGGGGCCTGTGCACTGCTGATGGCTTCCCCCGAGCAAACCGAACGCTTTGGCCTCAAGGCCCGTGCTCGCGTAGTAGGCATGGCCACTGCCGGGGTTGAACCCCGCATCATGGGATTTGGGCCGTCACCGGCCACCCGTAAGGTACTTGCTCAAACCGGGCTTACGCTCGGCCAGATGGATGTTATTGAACTCAATGAAGCCTTTGCCGCTCAGGCCTTGGCGGTAATGCGCGACCTGGGCCTTGACGATGATGCCGAACACGTCAACCCCAACGGGGGTGCCATCGCCTTGGGCCATCCACTGGGCATGAGTGGCGCTCGACTGGTCACCACTGCCTTGCATGAACTTGAACGTCGGCAAGGGCGCTTTGCGCTATGCACCATGTGCATCGGCGTCGGCCAGGGCATTGCCCTGATCATCGAGCGCTTGTAA
- the paaH gene encoding 3-hydroxyacyl-CoA dehydrogenase PaaH: MSALPTSAVIGVIGAGAMGAGIAQVAAQAGHSVILHDNQPGAAIAGIDNIRRQLERRVAKGKMTQDDVDSIIDRLQPADAINALADSRLIIEAIVENLDIKRQVFAQLEALCSTDTLFASNTSSLSITSIAANLEHPERMAGLHFFNPAPVMKLVEVVSGLATTAEVGETLYATANAWGKVVVHASSTPGFIVNRVARPFYAEGLRLLQEGASDAATLDALLREAGGFRMGPFELMDLIGHDVNYAVTRSVFDAYYGDTRFEPSLVQHALVEAGHLGRKSGQGFFDYREEQREGAIKPRPNIAPPAQVELPPLVVQGDPGVIAPLLERAQETGLDVVRRESLQQDGTTRLRLGDLVLALSDGRCAAERAVNEGLEALVLFDLCFDYRSASIIALSASHATSSEARQMATAFFQRLGMDAVWLTDTPGLVVLRTVAMLANEAADAVLQGVCSAQDGDLAMQAGVNYPRGPLAWADSLGLPFVHRTLTHLQQSYGEERYRASFLLRRKALSEESFHE; encoded by the coding sequence ATGTCAGCTCTTCCCACGAGCGCCGTCATTGGCGTGATCGGCGCTGGCGCCATGGGTGCCGGTATCGCTCAGGTAGCCGCCCAGGCTGGCCACTCGGTGATTCTGCATGACAATCAACCGGGCGCGGCAATTGCTGGTATTGACAATATTCGCCGCCAGCTGGAACGGCGCGTAGCCAAGGGCAAGATGACCCAGGACGATGTGGATAGCATCATCGATCGCCTGCAGCCAGCCGACGCTATCAATGCCTTGGCCGACAGCCGCCTGATTATTGAGGCTATCGTCGAGAACCTCGACATCAAGCGCCAAGTATTCGCCCAGCTAGAAGCACTGTGCTCGACTGATACTTTATTCGCCAGTAACACCTCGTCCCTGTCGATTACTTCTATTGCCGCGAACCTAGAACACCCCGAGCGCATGGCGGGGCTGCATTTCTTTAACCCCGCGCCGGTAATGAAGCTGGTGGAAGTGGTGTCTGGCCTAGCGACTACCGCTGAGGTTGGCGAAACTCTTTACGCCACCGCCAACGCTTGGGGCAAGGTCGTGGTCCATGCCAGCTCCACTCCTGGGTTCATCGTCAACCGCGTGGCACGGCCTTTCTATGCTGAAGGGTTACGCCTGTTGCAAGAAGGTGCCAGCGATGCCGCCACCCTGGATGCGCTGCTACGTGAGGCAGGTGGGTTTCGCATGGGGCCTTTCGAACTGATGGATCTGATCGGTCACGACGTTAACTATGCGGTGACCCGCTCGGTGTTCGACGCCTACTACGGTGACACCCGTTTCGAACCTTCTCTGGTGCAGCACGCTCTGGTCGAAGCCGGACACCTCGGGCGCAAGTCTGGTCAAGGCTTCTTCGATTATCGCGAAGAACAGCGCGAAGGCGCCATCAAGCCTCGGCCCAACATCGCGCCACCAGCGCAAGTTGAATTACCGCCGTTGGTGGTACAGGGCGACCCTGGGGTGATCGCTCCGCTACTGGAACGTGCCCAGGAAACCGGACTTGATGTCGTTCGCCGAGAGTCACTGCAGCAGGACGGCACGACCCGCCTGCGCCTAGGTGACTTGGTTCTCGCCCTCAGCGACGGGCGTTGCGCTGCCGAACGCGCGGTCAACGAAGGGCTCGAAGCGCTAGTGCTGTTCGACTTGTGCTTTGACTACCGCAGCGCCAGTATCATCGCGCTCTCTGCCAGCCACGCCACCTCGTCCGAGGCCCGCCAAATGGCCACCGCCTTCTTCCAGCGTCTGGGAATGGACGCCGTCTGGCTGACCGATACGCCGGGGCTGGTGGTATTGCGCACCGTGGCCATGCTCGCCAACGAAGCCGCCGATGCCGTATTACAGGGTGTCTGCAGTGCCCAGGATGGCGACCTGGCCATGCAGGCCGGAGTTAACTACCCCCGCGGCCCCTTGGCCTGGGCGGACTCGCTGGGCCTGCCCTTCGTACACCGTACCCTCACGCACCTGCAGCAAAGCTACGGCGAGGAGCGCTATCGTGCTTCCTTTCTGCTGCGTCGCAAAGCCCTGAGCGAGGAAAGCTTTCATGAGTGA
- the paaK gene encoding phenylacetate--CoA ligase PaaK, which yields MNQPATPIDTTTLDPLETASIDELRATQVKRLKWSLKHAYENVPFYRQSFDKAGVHPDDIQSLKDLAKLPFTTKADLRDNYPYGMFATPMSEIVRIHASSGTTGQPTVVGYTQNDINVWSDVVARSIRAAGGSRNDKVHVAYGYGLFTGGLGAHYGAERLGCAVIPMSGGQTEKQVQLIRDFEPDIIMVTPSYMLNIADEMERQGIDPHTLPLRTGIFGAEPWTDSMRTALEKRLGIDALDIYGLSEVMGPGVGMECLETKDGPTIWEDHFYPEIIDPISGDVLPDGEYGELVFTTLTKEGLPIIRYRTRDLTRLLPGTARPMRRIDKITGRSDDMLIIRGVNVFPTQIEEQLLKIESLSPHYEIEVSRQGNMDMVLVRVEASHHDIARDPVACDQAAKQLQHAIKTYIGISTRIEVCEVEGVMRSMGKARRVKDMR from the coding sequence ATGAATCAGCCCGCCACACCTATCGACACTACAACTCTCGATCCTCTGGAAACAGCCAGCATTGACGAGCTGCGAGCCACTCAGGTCAAGCGCTTGAAGTGGAGCCTGAAGCACGCCTACGAAAACGTGCCTTTCTACCGCCAGTCTTTCGACAAGGCAGGGGTGCACCCCGATGATATCCAGTCCCTGAAAGATCTCGCCAAGCTGCCTTTCACCACTAAGGCCGACCTGCGCGACAACTACCCTTACGGTATGTTCGCCACGCCGATGAGCGAAATCGTGCGGATACACGCTTCAAGTGGCACTACCGGACAGCCCACCGTAGTGGGATACACACAGAACGACATTAATGTATGGTCGGATGTCGTAGCGCGCTCGATCCGCGCCGCTGGCGGCAGCCGTAATGACAAGGTGCATGTGGCATATGGCTACGGCCTGTTCACTGGTGGGCTGGGCGCTCATTACGGTGCCGAGCGCCTGGGGTGCGCGGTGATTCCCATGTCGGGTGGTCAAACTGAGAAGCAGGTTCAGTTGATCCGTGACTTTGAGCCGGACATCATTATGGTCACCCCCTCTTATATGCTTAACATTGCTGACGAAATGGAGCGTCAAGGCATCGACCCGCACACCCTACCCCTGCGTACCGGCATCTTCGGTGCCGAGCCCTGGACCGACAGTATGCGTACCGCCCTGGAGAAGCGCCTGGGTATCGATGCATTGGATATCTATGGCTTGTCGGAAGTCATGGGGCCCGGTGTGGGTATGGAATGCCTGGAAACGAAAGACGGTCCAACCATCTGGGAAGATCACTTCTATCCCGAAATTATTGACCCAATAAGTGGCGACGTTTTACCCGACGGCGAATACGGCGAGCTGGTGTTCACTACCCTGACCAAAGAGGGCCTACCGATTATCCGCTACCGTACCCGCGACCTTACTCGCTTATTACCAGGCACTGCGCGACCTATGCGGCGTATTGACAAGATTACTGGTCGTAGCGACGACATGCTGATCATTCGCGGCGTCAATGTATTCCCCACACAGATCGAAGAGCAACTGCTTAAGATCGAGTCACTCTCTCCACATTACGAGATCGAAGTCAGCCGTCAAGGCAACATGGATATGGTACTGGTGCGTGTCGAGGCAAGTCACCATGACATCGCCCGCGACCCCGTGGCCTGCGATCAAGCCGCGAAACAGCTCCAGCATGCCATCAAGACCTATATCGGCATCAGCACTCGTATCGAAGTTTGTGAAGTGGAAGGTGTCATGCGCTCGATGGGCAAGGCCCGACGTGTCAAAGATATGCGCTGA